One genomic segment of Nostoc sp. KVJ3 includes these proteins:
- a CDS encoding Imm1 family immunity protein translates to MFITKFSVEDWIGNQNRGCVEQADSWQEIESAIRELDGHQKTLVTLETDRETHMAVGGGKGKYVVYLTFDNESFHYLVDPAKSDIEEFVIVGGQEGVYPAKSCVDLNTTLKAAKAFAVLGTMEESVIWEKDEVVERV, encoded by the coding sequence ATGTTCATAACAAAATTTTCAGTTGAAGATTGGATTGGGAATCAAAACAGGGGTTGTGTAGAGCAAGCCGATAGTTGGCAAGAAATAGAATCAGCTATTAGAGAGTTGGACGGGCATCAAAAAACACTTGTAACCCTAGAAACAGATAGGGAAACTCACATGGCTGTGGGTGGTGGTAAAGGCAAATATGTAGTGTATTTGACATTTGATAATGAGAGTTTTCATTATCTTGTTGACCCAGCTAAATCAGATATAGAGGAATTCGTGATAGTTGGAGGGCAAGAAGGTGTTTATCCTGCCAAGTCCTGCGTTGACTTGAATACAACCCTTAAAGCTGCCAAAGCTTTCGCGGTGCTTGGGACAATGGAAGAATCAGTTATTTGGGAAAAAGATGAAGTTGTTGAGCGAGTATAA
- a CDS encoding GIY-YIG nuclease family protein gives MKPGYIYLIHSVGTYRYKIGLTVAPRTPEERLKELNSRQSPYPLKLIHYVFVTDVYKVEKEIHQACKSFNVYREWFEFTKNAYLQQVIQLMERSNVAPIPNNYQDYGQHHQKLNVSLPIIPRDIERASQEREEIPKYLISRRYEPHNRLRQGIVGRKTRRRKLRKGNPLF, from the coding sequence ATGAAACCAGGGTACATTTATTTAATTCATAGTGTAGGCACATATAGATACAAAATAGGGCTAACTGTAGCACCACGGACACCAGAGGAAAGATTAAAAGAACTGAATAGCCGTCAAAGTCCCTACCCGTTGAAACTCATTCATTATGTGTTTGTTACTGACGTTTACAAAGTAGAGAAAGAGATTCATCAAGCTTGTAAGTCATTTAATGTTTATAGGGAGTGGTTTGAATTTACAAAGAACGCATATTTGCAACAAGTTATTCAGTTAATGGAGCGTAGTAATGTAGCGCCAATACCAAATAATTATCAGGATTACGGTCAACATCATCAAAAACTAAATGTTTCTTTGCCTATAATTCCTAGAGATATTGAACGTGCAAGTCAAGAGAGAGAGGAAATCCCAAAATATTTAATATCTAGACGATATGAACCTCACAATCGGTTGAGACAAGGCATAGTCGGGAGAAAAACAAGAAGAAGAAAATTAAGAAAAGGGAACCCACTGTTTTAG
- a CDS encoding type II toxin-antitoxin system VapC family toxin yields MQFVLDCSVAISWCLVDENNPTANAILAMMPDAEAFVPGIWSLEIANVLLVAERRKSYDSETI; encoded by the coding sequence ATGCAGTTTGTTTTGGATTGTTCTGTAGCAATTAGCTGGTGTTTGGTGGATGAAAATAACCCTACTGCAAATGCGATACTAGCAATGATGCCGGATGCTGAAGCATTTGTACCGGGGATTTGGTCACTGGAGATTGCTAATGTTTTACTGGTAGCTGAACGGCGTAAATCGTATGACTCAGAAACAATCTGA
- the mobV gene encoding MobV family relaxase: MSPLTILRIEKLKTFGNVAGSDDHVLRNRETPNADPTRKNVRLIGGEDSRSLEEIVKEKISTLKHLPRKDAVLCTEMFLSASPEYFRPLNPSLSGQWSDERMQQWAIASRDWLAQNYGSKCVRAELHLDESTPHIHAYIVPVNEKTGRLSHDAMFGGRGGQGRIKLSKLQDSYAAALAPLGIERGVKGSKATHTKVKEYYQAVNSEPLTAVITNNQLAPAPFESASSYVARIQSDDQFQAINHQLADRSFMAERLERAEQRARASEKERQQLEKRVRSLEAQTQQMRDLPLEDVAWELGLNHDHERWRGHGHIINIDGSKFYDFSPQQQKGGGGAIDLVMHVNGCNFRQAIAWLHERFGEAGAERAAISHALKMTAEIIQSEPRPQFQLRVEDKANWPGVEHYLTQKRGLPQDFVELLHSTGLVYADDQQNAVFVMRNLDGQPSGAFLRGTRGEVGAAASTALNFGGENNSFKGYEKGTKRREGWFHFHLGGQPTDAVEKLVLLKSPIDAISFAMLEYQVQGAPKTRTLFLAVDNPNSLPVERLQNIPHVSVAFDADNAGDAAARAVLELLPQSKRLKPKAKDWNQQLLDYQKQLFQQHHQPEDDLTL, encoded by the coding sequence ATGTCGCCCCTGACCATTCTCAGAATTGAGAAACTAAAAACATTTGGCAATGTCGCTGGCAGTGATGACCATGTGTTAAGGAATAGAGAAACACCCAATGCAGATCCAACTAGAAAGAATGTCCGGTTGATTGGGGGAGAAGACTCACGCTCTTTAGAGGAGATAGTTAAAGAGAAAATCTCCACCCTCAAGCATCTACCCCGAAAGGATGCGGTGTTATGCACCGAGATGTTTCTCTCGGCATCGCCAGAATATTTCCGCCCCTTAAATCCATCTCTGTCTGGGCAGTGGTCTGATGAGAGAATGCAGCAATGGGCGATCGCATCTCGTGACTGGCTGGCTCAAAACTATGGATCAAAGTGCGTCAGGGCAGAACTCCACCTAGATGAAAGTACCCCACATATCCACGCCTACATCGTGCCAGTGAACGAGAAAACTGGTCGGCTTAGTCATGATGCGATGTTTGGCGGCAGAGGTGGACAGGGAAGAATTAAGTTATCCAAACTCCAAGATAGTTATGCTGCTGCACTCGCTCCTTTGGGCATTGAACGTGGGGTAAAGGGCAGCAAAGCAACCCACACTAAAGTAAAGGAATATTACCAAGCGGTTAACAGTGAACCACTCACCGCAGTCATTACAAATAACCAATTAGCGCCAGCGCCATTTGAATCAGCTAGTAGTTATGTAGCCAGGATTCAGTCAGATGACCAGTTCCAAGCAATTAATCACCAACTGGCTGACCGTTCGTTCATGGCAGAGCGATTGGAGAGGGCAGAGCAACGGGCGAGGGCTAGCGAGAAGGAACGACAGCAACTAGAGAAGCGGGTGCGATCGTTAGAGGCTCAGACTCAACAAATGCGCGACTTGCCCTTGGAGGATGTCGCCTGGGAGTTGGGGCTAAATCATGATCATGAAAGGTGGAGGGGTCACGGACACATCATTAATATAGATGGATCGAAGTTTTACGATTTCTCACCCCAACAGCAGAAAGGCGGTGGCGGTGCGATTGACTTGGTAATGCACGTTAATGGGTGCAATTTCCGGCAAGCGATCGCATGGTTGCATGAGCGTTTCGGTGAAGCTGGGGCAGAACGGGCGGCGATATCTCACGCCCTTAAGATGACAGCTGAGATTATCCAGTCAGAGCCACGTCCCCAATTCCAGCTAAGAGTTGAGGATAAAGCCAATTGGCCAGGAGTAGAACATTACCTTACCCAGAAACGTGGCTTACCCCAAGATTTTGTGGAACTTCTACACAGCACTGGACTGGTTTATGCTGATGACCAACAAAACGCTGTGTTTGTGATGCGGAATCTAGACGGACAACCAAGCGGTGCATTCCTGCGCGGTACACGGGGAGAAGTCGGAGCGGCGGCTTCCACCGCTCTAAACTTCGGGGGAGAAAACAACAGTTTCAAGGGTTATGAGAAAGGGACTAAGCGGCGTGAGGGTTGGTTTCACTTCCACTTGGGTGGACAGCCTACTGATGCAGTCGAGAAATTGGTGCTTTTGAAGTCGCCCATTGATGCCATATCCTTTGCCATGCTGGAGTATCAGGTTCAAGGTGCGCCAAAGACTAGAACTCTCTTTCTGGCAGTAGATAACCCCAACAGCTTGCCTGTGGAGCGATTGCAGAACATTCCTCATGTCAGCGTGGCTTTTGACGCGGATAATGCTGGGGATGCAGCTGCACGGGCTGTATTGGAACTACTGCCACAGTCCAAAAGGCTAAAGCCCAAAGCCAAAGATTGGAATCAGCAGCTTCTTGATTATCAAAAGCAGTTATTTCAACAGCATCACCAACCAGAAGATGATTTGACTCTTTAA
- a CDS encoding deaminase, translated as MPLKLHNFEWEGERLVQRETEPHHIAGVLASIRLTLENSDCDWEDIYSAYYECEEDGTITFYEGESAEAGNPGIWTYVVYSCPVGQEEVVKNPDINTLAPAQELRQLIYKFIFQELAEYRQQLGLTPAGSEDDRATIAKLELGDSVFFGISAGSNPNRRKITLKVNPISRTHAEADAFQQAFDAGLRGGRARLTVDRDLCRACGQNGGVKGMAKQLGLEEIEVISPSGRQTITLK; from the coding sequence ATGCCTCTTAAGTTACACAACTTTGAGTGGGAGGGAGAGCGTTTAGTCCAGAGAGAAACTGAACCTCATCATATTGCTGGCGTATTAGCTTCAATTCGATTGACGCTAGAAAACTCAGATTGCGATTGGGAAGATATTTACTCAGCTTATTATGAGTGCGAAGAAGATGGAACGATTACTTTTTATGAGGGTGAAAGTGCTGAAGCAGGTAATCCAGGAATATGGACTTATGTAGTTTATAGCTGTCCTGTTGGCCAAGAAGAGGTAGTAAAAAATCCAGATATCAACACTTTAGCTCCGGCGCAAGAACTGCGACAGCTTATATATAAGTTTATTTTTCAAGAATTAGCAGAGTATAGGCAACAGCTTGGTCTGACTCCAGCAGGTAGTGAGGATGATCGCGCTACAATCGCAAAGTTAGAGCTGGGTGATAGCGTATTTTTTGGGATTAGTGCTGGCAGTAATCCCAATCGCAGAAAGATTACACTTAAAGTAAATCCAATTAGTCGCACACATGCTGAAGCTGATGCCTTCCAACAAGCGTTTGATGCAGGATTAAGAGGAGGTCGAGCGCGTTTAACAGTTGATCGGGATCTTTGCAGAGCATGTGGTCAGAACGGAGGTGTGAAAGGAATGGCTAAACAGCTTGGTTTAGAAGAAATAGAAGTTATTAGCCCTAGCGGTCGTCAGACGATTACACTGAAGTGA